CTGGAGTCGGCCCCGGCCTAGCTGGCTCCTCGGCCGGAAGTGTGATCCTCTCTCCAGTCAAGAAGAACGTCCTGAccgcctgcaagatagtttagATGTCAAGCGCCGCAGATATAAAAAAAGGGGAGGTGGGACTTGTCATGTCTTCGAACCATAAAAGATTGGAACTTACACGACTCGTCGCCTCCTGGTACTCTTCCCAAGCCGCTCTCTTGAGGTCCCACTCTGCTACAACCGTCAAATACTTCTCATAAGCGGCCGCGTAGGCGGCCTCAAAGTGAGCCTACAATTTCCAAGAAAAGGAGTCATGTCAATTTAGCCATTCAGGGATGAATGTTGGAAAGAAGATGGAAATGAGAAAACTTACATCCGTACGACGGTGTCGAGGAGGCGCGACCGGTGGGTCGCCGGTGGTGAGGGTAGACCTGATCTGCGTGAGGGTCCTCTGCGGCTTGATCACCCCACTAAGAAGCTTCGTGCGGCCATGCTCCGCGCCGCTCCCCGCCACCATAATCGCCGTCAAGTCGGTCTCCTGCTcaataggatcatccacctcCGGATGAAGACCCTTGAACACCGAGCAAGATTTCTCCAACTCCTCTTCGGCATAGCCGAAGTACTGgcagcgagggctgaggctggctcagatcgggctgcttcagcttcatcttctgccaCCCTCCCACCTCGGTGAGAGGCTCCCCGAGTTCCGCCTCCTGCACAGCAAGATAAATGTTATGTGTATCAAGTAGTAATATGAGGGGAAATAagtgcaagttgttccatgtatatatgtaccttGTGCTTCCTGTAGCGCTCAGTGCTGCGGCTTCCCGCACTGTGTGTTCCTCCAAAGGCCCCGGTTTGCCTTGTTGCGCGCGCTCTTGGCGTTGAAGTCGGCGTCTTCGCCAACCCACCTCGCTACCAAGGCCTCAAATGCGTCTTCCTTATTCTCGCACCATAGGGGCATAACCTGAAAAaccaaaactcatttgaagaacacaTAATGCAATCCCAACTATGCAGCAACATAGAGTCTCATTGAATATTTACTTACCTTCAAGTAATCTTCCTTTGTCAGCTGAGGATCGTCCCGATATTGTCGCTTTCTTGACCCTCGTGCCTCGCTCAGCCTTGAAGTGCCCGATGCAGGTATGCTTCTGATTGTACCACTGTTGCCTTGTCAACCTCTGACAAGCCCTAGTCAGTACCGCCCTCCCTTGCTCAACCATATCATCAGGCACCTTATAATGGGTCTGCAATCATGCATAAGAATAATTGTGAGAGAGACATGAGTTAGCATAGTGTGGTCATCAACTATGAAGTAAACTCGAGAAGCATGCTTTACCCAAAACTTGGTGTACACGGCGTCAGAAGCTGTCCCAAAGCCCGGGCAAGGAGCtgcctcatagtccgcccaagtctCGGCTAGCTTCTTCTCGCCGCCGGGGACCGGAGTGTAAAAGCCCGGCCGCATCGCCTAATAAGAGCTCCAATCATGCTCGACGGCTGGCGAACCCCCTTGTCATATGTCCAATTGCTGCACAATAATCAAAACATTAGTATGCCAATCAGTTATGCAcaataatgaaaacattagtacatAGCAAAATGAATCTAAATGTTCAAAATTAAACTTACTCTTTTTCGTTCGGGATGATGAGGGCTTTCGCATCCTGGCTAGTAGGCTCCCTCCTCTCATCAGGGACTTGCGATTCACCACGAATGCGCAACTTCTTCGGCGCCATCTCCctctccgcctcctcgtcctgcccctccacctccatctccacctccatctccacctccatctcccccTCAGTAGACTGTGTGTGAGCGGACTGGGAAGCCACGTCGCCAGAAGCAGAGGGTATGTCACAAAGGAAaggtccacctccacctcgtcctcgtcctccacctccacctcgtcctcgtcctccacctccgcctccgcctcgtcctccagctcgtcctccacctccacctcgtcctccacctccaccacgtcctccacctccacctacacctccacCTCCAACTCCACCCGTGTCATCGTCCGCGTAACGCGAGCTGGCACGCGTTGGTCTTCCACTTCTAGTGGTCCCGGTGAACTTCTGTTGGCTCATACTCTTCAAAATGGAGTTCATGGATTGCTTGCTTCCGCTCATATTGATCAATCACCTGCATTGACAAAGAGTAAACAAGTAAGCATTCATGCCTTAATAAAATGTAGACACTAAGcaaaaaatagatactaagcataagaagcatattgaaaaatagatactaagcataagaagcatattgaaaaatagatactaagcataagaagcatattgaaaaatagatactaagcataagaagcatattgaaaaataaatactaagtataagaagcatatggaaaaatagatactaagcataaaggcataaaggaccctcacctcgaatcatcactatcataatgaggcattgggttctcataacgaggcattgggttctcatttTCACTATCACTATCAGTATCATGTGAGTAATGAGGTTGGGTGGGAATGTCcggtggaggctcatcattgaaCCCATTGCCCTCATGTAACTTGGTGAGCATTTGTATGTCCTTTAGGTCCACCACTGTTTCACCATGAAGATGTGCCTCATTCTCGAGGTCCTCAAGACCAATTTCTATTTCGAAATccccaaagttctcttgctcttgataaaaaattccctcgtatgttacagggtcaatgttgttgtaatcctcGTCGGAGGGcatgggtagcttaccatgtggtgataccttgaacacgacttcccagccttTGAGGTACTCCTTTTGacatgggtagggcaaataataaacttgcttggcttggtgagccacaacaaagacatcggctccgctatagcAGGTTGAAGGCCTAACTTCCACTAACCCAATGGAAGGAGTGCTTCTCTGTCCAACTTGTGGGTcgaaccagtggcatttgaacacaacgagattgagttgtATGTTTGTACTATTGAATgtcagctcgtatacattctctaacctTCCGTAGTATTCTATGTCATCGgatcctttggtgaagacccTAGTATTTATAGTTTTTGGGTTAGGCCGATTCTTCTGGTGATACTCtgtatggaagcgatacccattcACATCGTACTTCTCATACATTGAGATTCTACGGTTGCAACCCTGGGAAACACATCTCAGCTCATCCgtcatctcaacgttgggatcacctccctacaaattcagttcaaattgtttctttgcattagttacgtgtaataagagggacaagtcacggattgcaaaAGTATTGGCTAAAAGGGACTtgttagaaattactttttcgtAGAACCAATCCAGGAATTTTTTCTTTCCGGGACGACTCTCTTTCAAAAGAATCTCCATCTCCGCATCGAGGGATCCGTCGATCTCGTCCAATATTCATCCTTGTATTGGCTAAAAGGGAGAAAAACGTATTAGACCAAAAAAATCGAGTTACTAAttgcaaagtaatttgttcaccattttaccttaTGAATTTGAGCACTTCTTGCATGTTCGTAACCACATAAAACATTATGCAATCTTTCTCTTCCTTTGTCAAGATGccctttttagaggcaccagcctTGCCACCGTGACATTTGAAGAGGAGGAGCTTGGGGTCATGCTTGGGCTCGTCGATATTGTACCGAGATATCGGGTTATGCATAGTGGGAACATCATCCGCATAGTACGTTGTCGTGGCGTCTGCCATCTCCCGGAGGatagttgcctcagctatgcatgcttcaatcttatttttgttgcCACATTTGTTtcgaatatacttgaactctctctcaatacaaaactgccaacgatactgcaccggtccacccaagagtgcctcgttcgcaagatgcacaatgagatgtaacatcggagtAAAGAAACCTGGTGGAAAGatcatctctaacttgcataACAACTCAGGCACTTGATCATGCAACTTCGCAATCACCGACTCACATATCCGCTAGCACAgaccgtgcggaagaaatggctcaactccgcAAGCACTCGCGTACATgctcggggagataccctcgaaccATCACCGGCATCgtcgctcaatccatatatgatagtcgtgactcttgagcccgtttaCTTTTCCTGTTGtaagattgactcccttactcatattcgaacaatagcCATCTGGGAACATAACGGCGTATTTCAGCCACATCATTGCCTCCTTCTTCTGGAGACTATCAAGCACGTAGTTGGCATGCGGCTTGACCCAATTTTTTCTATTGCCCTCAGGAGGATGCATGTGTAGTCTTTGCCTGTCACACAGattctcaacatcgactctagccttgacattatcctttgtcTTGTCAGGAATGTTCAGGACGGTGTTAAAAACGGACTCCCCCACattcttttcggtgtgcatcatatcgatgttatggggaagttcgagatccttgtaatactcgagctgcgTTAAGCCTGGCACGTGAGTCCAGTTGTGTGTCTCACCATATCCCACATATGTTTTGTCGGGTTCTTTACTACgctggagagcacgtagctcaccATCAACAGTTTCACCATTGAACTTTGGTATCGTTTCTTCTTCACGCACAACTTTGCCCTttgtgaagttctttttgtctcctctgaACCGATGCCCTCTTTTGAGGTACTTTCGATGTTTGTCAAATGCGACATATTTGCGACCCGCATTCAGCCAAATGAACTCCAATCGGTGCACACACCGGGCATGGAAACCTACCAGCTGTACAATGCCCGCAAAATAGAGCGTACCTGGTAGGTCGTGCATGGAATAttggaaccaaactttcatgacaAAGTTTGTCTTCGTTGCTCGGTCGTATGTCAAGGTCccatggtgccaagagtggtgcaaatcatccacaagcGGTTGCATGAAtacactcaaattcttccccgggtaatcAGGCCCTGGAATGATCATCGACAGGAATATGGTCTTCCTTTGCAtaaggactccgggagggagattgagcggaataacaaacacgggccaatAGCTGTACGTGGATgctgacataccatatggattgaatccatcggttgctatcgcaattctgacattccgagcatcATTTGCCTTATCAGGGTGTTTTGCATCGAAGTTCTGCCATGCTTTACCATCAGATGGGTGCCCCATGTTTAGTCGTCCCTCCGCGTCCTTGAATCTCAACCCGTTCTtatgccacgtcatctgtttggctgaCTCCTCGGACATGTAAAGCcgttggattctttttatgaacgggagataacgaagaatcttCACGGCGACTTTTGTCTGCACCTTCTCACCATTAGCTCTGGTTATCTCATGATACCTAGAGGACCCACACTTGCTACAATATTTGTCATCCGCAAactctttccaaaacaaaagacaGTTTTTGGGACAACAATCATACTTCACATAATCCATGCTGAGCGCTTTCAACATTTTCTTTGCTGCATACATGGTTTTAGGCAGACAATGGCCTTCGGGCAACATGTTACCAACTGTTACCAAATTTTTTTCAAAGCATGCACGGTGTCGTCGAACTGGGCCTTGTCGGCTAGTACTTGCGCGAtcgcatcgagctgagaaatttttgcaccctcgtatagaggcctcttagccgcagccatcatatcatagaaggcctttgCGGTAGGCtcgggttcctccggttctggcggttcctccggttctggcggtccctccggttctggcggttccTCCTGTTCTGGCGATTCTGGCATGTAGGCATCGTGGAGATCATCTAGCAAGTATCTAATCCCATCGTCCTCATTGACATCGATTCGCTGcctcatcacctcacctctgtcacgttcgtacTGAGCAAATTCGACACACGTGACGTAATCAGGCATATACCCATTCAACCAAAGATGTTTAGTCA
This region of Lolium perenne isolate Kyuss_39 chromosome 2, Kyuss_2.0, whole genome shotgun sequence genomic DNA includes:
- the LOC139835942 gene encoding uncharacterized protein; amino-acid sequence: MPSDEDYNNIDPVTYEGIFYQEQENFGDFEIEIGLEDLENEAHLHGETVVDLKDIQMLTKLHEGNGFNDEPPPDIPTQPHYSHDTDSDSENENPMPRYENPMPHYDSDDSR